A genome region from Panthera leo isolate Ple1 chromosome A2, P.leo_Ple1_pat1.1, whole genome shotgun sequence includes the following:
- the FMC1 gene encoding protein FMC1 homolog has translation MKMAALGSPARTLRGLLRELRYMNAATGRPYRDTAAYRYLVKAFRAHRVTSEKLCRAQHELHFQAATYLCLLRSIREHVTLHQEFHGKGERSVEESAGLVGLKLPQQPGGKGWEP, from the exons ATGAAAATGGCGGCCTTAGGGTCGCCGGCACGCACTTTACGAGGCCTTCTACGGGAGTTGCGCTACATGAACGCGGCCACTGGCCGACCCTATCGCGACACTGCAGCCTATAGGTACCTCGTGAAGGCTTTCCGTGCGCATCGG GTTACCAGTGAGAAgttgtgcagagcccaacatgagctTCATTTCCAAGCTGCCACCTATCTCTGCCTCCTACGCAGCATTCGAGAACATGTGACCCTTCATCAGGAATTTCATGGCAAGGGTGAGCGCTCAGTGGAGGAGTCTGCTGGCTTGGTGGGTCTCAAGTTGCCCCAGCAACCtggagggaagggctgggagcCATGA